From a region of the Pecten maximus chromosome 18, xPecMax1.1, whole genome shotgun sequence genome:
- the LOC117316977 gene encoding proline-rich protein 3-like: protein MHLQPPSLTQPHFLDYIQPPSRTQPHFLDYIQPPSLTQPHFLDYIQPPSLTQPHFLDYIQPPSLTQPHFLDYIQPPSLTQPHFLDYIQPPSLTQPHFLDYIQPPSLTQPHFLDYIQPPSLTQPHFLDYIQPPSLTQPHFLDDIQPPSLTQPHFLDYIQPPSLTQPHFLDYIQPHH from the exons ATGCA TCTACAACCCCCATCACTGACCCAGCCACATTTCCTAGACTACATCCAACCCCCATCACGGACTCAGCCACATTTCCTAGACTACATCCAACCCCCATCACTGACTCAGCCACATTTCCTAGACTACATCCAACCCCCATCACTGACTCAGCCACATTTCCTAGACTACATCCAACCCCCATCACTGACTCAGCCACATTTCCTAGACTACATCCAACCCCCATCACTGACTCAGCCACATTTCCTAGACTACATCCAACCCCCATCACTGACTCAGCCACATTTCCTAGACTACATCCAACCCCCATCACTGACTCAGCCACATTTCCTAGACTACATCCAACCCCCATCACTGACTCAGCCACATTTCCTAGACTACATCCAACCCCCATCACTGACTCAGCCACATTTCCTAGACGACATCCAACCCCCATCACTGACTCAGCCACATTTCCTTGACTACATCCAACCCCCATCACTGACTCAGCCACATTTCCTAGACTACATCCAACCCCATCACTGA